The Polyangiaceae bacterium genome includes a region encoding these proteins:
- the uvrA gene encoding excinuclease ABC subunit UvrA gives MLPTRLEGARTHNLAGVDLTLRPGELVVVTGVSGAGKSSLAMDTLYAEGQRRFVESFSPYARQFLERLERPPMERLDPVPAGIAVDRRAPVKSSRSTVATMADLEPYLSALFTREAAAVCPVHGAEAVGMDVESAVGRALDGAGGQRAVLSYPLRIQDAEQYLEVREALAKDGYRRLWLGGEAREIDGVKPSEAIAHGAEVVLDRVTMSAREKSRIGAAIESAWQRGHGIANVHANGTALMLRQGLSCPECARPLDPPRAGLFSYQSPLGACAECRGFGRTIGVDLGKVIPDGDKTLKGRAIRPWAGKSTTWERAELAKMCRRNGVPMDVPWRQLSPEHKGLVLHGDGDWHDGLFPGVMGWFSWLETRTYKMHVRVLLSRYRSYDECKACAGRRLNERALSYHVGGINLAEWHGLEVGAARQRLGALTTRTGQGEIARRELESRLTYLSRVGLGYLTLDRQARTLSGGEAQRVTLTAALGTSLHNALFVLDEPTVGLHPADVAPLTQILSELAERDNAVLVVEHDPAVIRAADRVVEMGPGAGSEGGRVTADGSVEEVKRSGGATSRALSGHLARKKAPRLARGEIVVRGARENNLRGADVTLPLGVVCAITGPSGSGKSTLAVDIVYRALARARGAFDVEAPGAHDGIDGAKAVRRVALVDQAPLGRTSRGNAGTYTKAWDAIRSLFAKEPEAQARGLAASSFSFNVEGGRCDACSGEGYETVEMQFLADVRLVCPVCQGRRFKESVLGVRHRGLSIAEVLDATVDTILQVFATVPAILRALGPVKKLGLGYLRLGQPLSTLSGGEAQRLKLARALGDDHEGSLLVLDEPSAGLHADEVGHVLDALDVIVDGGGSVIVVEHDLDVIRNADYVVDLGPAAGVSGGEVVATGTPAEVARANTLTGQALAHRPRLRGKSRKRASATAPALSVERAREHNLRDVSVSVPHQALTVVTGPSGSGKSTLAFDVVFAEGQRRFLETLTPYARQFLPTMPRPDVDAVTGVPPSIALEQRTARAGAKSTVATVTEVAHYLRLLFAKVGTPHCPDHDAPIATASSSSLFDVIRSERTAYSLMAPVVRARKGLYLDVFTAAARDGIDRALCDGEWVSTDDPPRLARNKEHTIDLLVAEVPRGGRLDDAAFQRALSWGDGAVKLRTARGKEKLLSTKSACPECGLSVPELDPRWFSFNTQQGRCERCEGEGVLVTEKRRGRGKKAETVTETRVCPDCGGSRLSPVPRAVRVHGERYHEVTARSVRSVLNAVNKWRFRGGAAKIAEPVVAELRRRLSFLCDVGLDYLSLDRAARTLSGGEMQRLRLAAQLGAGLTGALYVLDEPTIGLHPRDTGRLIENLRSLVGIGSTVVVVEHDADTIRAADHLIDLGPGGGTHGGQVVAAGAPAKVLSTAKSPTGKALSAPPDLRACLAVAKSTPRLTLRAASEHNLKDVDLALPLGRFNVVAGVSGSGKSTLVRQVLLPALRKELGLAAEPAGAHRGLAGAKALVRAVAVDQSPIGRTPRSVPATFLGIWDTIRKLFAATPEAQVAGFGPARFSFNTPHGGRCPACDGQGVTTHEMSFLPDVVTPCPACDGKRFEPRTLEIQYLGHSIGDVLDLTAEQAAEVFENHSNIAAPLRTLVDLGAGYIHLGQGSHTLSGGEAQRLKLAAELTATVRHQATLYVLDEPTTGLHLADVSKLVHVLSRLVERGDTLVVIEHHPVVIAGADWLVELGPDGGERGGRIVAQGSPAAVAKKRTPTAQVLRDILP, from the coding sequence ATGCTGCCCACGCGTCTCGAAGGTGCCCGGACTCACAATCTCGCCGGTGTGGATCTCACGCTGCGGCCGGGCGAGCTGGTGGTGGTCACCGGCGTGAGCGGCGCGGGCAAGAGCAGCCTCGCGATGGACACGCTGTATGCCGAGGGGCAGCGGCGCTTCGTGGAGAGCTTCAGTCCGTACGCGCGGCAGTTCCTGGAACGGCTGGAGCGGCCGCCGATGGAGCGGCTCGATCCGGTGCCCGCGGGCATCGCCGTGGATCGTCGGGCGCCGGTGAAGAGCTCGCGGTCCACCGTCGCGACGATGGCGGATCTGGAGCCGTATCTCTCGGCGCTGTTCACGCGGGAAGCCGCGGCGGTGTGCCCAGTGCACGGGGCGGAAGCCGTGGGCATGGACGTGGAGAGCGCCGTGGGGCGCGCCCTCGATGGCGCCGGTGGTCAGCGCGCGGTGCTGAGCTATCCGTTGCGCATCCAGGACGCCGAGCAGTACTTGGAGGTGCGCGAGGCGCTGGCCAAGGACGGCTACCGGCGGCTGTGGCTCGGGGGAGAGGCGCGGGAGATCGACGGCGTGAAGCCCAGCGAGGCCATCGCTCACGGAGCGGAGGTGGTGCTCGACCGGGTGACGATGAGCGCGCGCGAGAAGTCGCGCATTGGTGCGGCCATCGAGAGCGCGTGGCAGCGCGGTCACGGTATCGCCAACGTACATGCGAACGGGACCGCCCTCATGTTGCGTCAGGGGCTCTCCTGTCCGGAGTGCGCGCGGCCGCTGGATCCGCCGCGAGCGGGGCTCTTTTCCTATCAGTCGCCGCTGGGGGCGTGCGCGGAATGCCGAGGTTTCGGGCGCACCATCGGCGTGGACCTGGGCAAGGTGATTCCGGACGGCGACAAGACCTTGAAGGGTCGTGCGATTCGTCCGTGGGCGGGCAAGAGCACCACCTGGGAACGCGCGGAGCTCGCCAAGATGTGTCGCCGCAACGGCGTGCCGATGGACGTGCCTTGGCGGCAGCTGTCCCCCGAGCACAAGGGCCTGGTGCTCCACGGCGATGGGGACTGGCACGACGGCTTGTTCCCCGGAGTGATGGGCTGGTTCTCATGGCTGGAGACGCGCACCTACAAGATGCACGTGCGCGTGCTGCTCTCGCGCTACCGTTCCTATGACGAGTGCAAGGCGTGCGCTGGTCGGCGACTGAACGAGCGTGCGCTCTCCTACCACGTGGGGGGCATCAACCTGGCGGAGTGGCATGGGCTGGAGGTTGGTGCGGCGCGACAACGACTCGGCGCCCTCACCACGCGCACGGGGCAAGGTGAGATCGCGCGACGGGAGCTCGAGAGCCGGCTCACGTATCTGTCGCGCGTGGGGCTCGGCTACCTGACGCTGGATCGCCAAGCGCGCACGCTCTCCGGTGGCGAAGCGCAGCGGGTGACGCTGACGGCGGCGCTCGGAACCTCGCTGCACAACGCGCTGTTCGTGCTGGACGAGCCCACCGTGGGGCTGCACCCGGCGGACGTGGCGCCGCTCACCCAGATCTTGTCGGAGCTCGCGGAGCGCGACAACGCAGTGCTGGTGGTGGAGCACGACCCTGCCGTGATCCGCGCGGCGGATCGCGTGGTCGAGATGGGGCCCGGCGCGGGGAGCGAGGGTGGTCGGGTCACCGCGGACGGCAGCGTGGAGGAAGTGAAACGCTCCGGGGGCGCGACGTCGCGGGCATTGAGTGGCCACCTCGCGCGGAAGAAAGCGCCGCGCCTGGCGCGGGGCGAGATCGTGGTGCGCGGCGCGCGCGAGAACAATCTTCGCGGCGCGGACGTGACCCTGCCGCTCGGCGTGGTGTGCGCCATCACCGGCCCCAGCGGCTCGGGCAAGAGCACGCTGGCGGTGGACATCGTGTACCGCGCGCTGGCACGGGCGCGTGGCGCCTTCGACGTGGAGGCGCCGGGCGCGCACGACGGCATCGACGGCGCCAAGGCCGTGCGCCGCGTGGCGCTCGTGGATCAAGCGCCGTTGGGGCGGACCTCGCGCGGCAACGCCGGGACGTACACCAAGGCCTGGGACGCGATCCGCAGTCTGTTCGCCAAGGAACCGGAGGCGCAGGCGCGAGGTCTCGCGGCGTCGAGCTTCTCCTTCAACGTGGAAGGCGGGCGCTGTGACGCGTGCTCGGGCGAGGGCTACGAGACCGTCGAGATGCAGTTCTTGGCGGACGTGCGGCTGGTGTGCCCGGTGTGCCAGGGGCGGCGCTTCAAGGAGAGCGTGCTCGGCGTGCGCCATCGTGGCCTGAGCATCGCCGAGGTGTTGGACGCGACGGTGGACACCATCTTGCAGGTGTTCGCCACGGTGCCGGCCATTTTGCGAGCGCTCGGCCCGGTGAAGAAGCTCGGTCTCGGCTACTTGCGGCTGGGGCAGCCGCTCTCCACGCTGTCCGGCGGAGAAGCGCAGCGGCTGAAGCTCGCGCGCGCGTTGGGAGACGATCACGAGGGGTCGCTCTTGGTGCTGGACGAACCGAGCGCCGGGCTCCACGCCGACGAAGTGGGGCACGTGCTCGACGCGCTGGACGTGATCGTGGACGGCGGTGGCAGTGTGATCGTGGTGGAGCACGACCTGGACGTGATCCGGAACGCGGACTACGTCGTCGATCTGGGGCCCGCCGCAGGTGTCAGCGGCGGCGAGGTGGTAGCGACGGGAACGCCAGCGGAAGTCGCGCGGGCGAACACGCTGACGGGACAGGCCCTGGCGCACCGGCCACGCCTGCGCGGCAAGAGCAGGAAGCGCGCGAGCGCGACGGCACCGGCGCTCTCGGTGGAGCGCGCTCGCGAGCACAACCTGCGCGACGTGAGCGTGTCGGTGCCGCACCAGGCGCTCACCGTCGTGACCGGGCCCAGCGGCTCCGGCAAGAGCACGCTGGCCTTCGACGTGGTGTTCGCCGAGGGGCAGCGGCGTTTCCTCGAGACCCTCACGCCCTATGCGCGGCAGTTCCTGCCCACCATGCCACGACCCGACGTGGACGCCGTCACCGGCGTGCCGCCGTCCATTGCCTTGGAGCAACGGACGGCGCGGGCCGGCGCGAAGTCCACGGTGGCGACCGTGACGGAAGTGGCCCACTACCTCCGGCTGCTGTTCGCCAAGGTCGGCACTCCGCACTGCCCGGATCACGACGCGCCCATCGCGACCGCGAGCTCGAGCTCGTTGTTTGACGTCATCCGCAGCGAGCGCACGGCCTATTCGCTGATGGCTCCGGTGGTGCGCGCCCGCAAGGGCCTGTACCTGGACGTGTTCACCGCGGCCGCGCGCGACGGCATCGACCGCGCCTTGTGTGACGGCGAGTGGGTGAGCACCGACGACCCGCCACGCTTGGCGCGGAACAAGGAGCACACCATCGATCTGCTGGTGGCCGAGGTGCCCCGGGGCGGACGCCTGGACGACGCGGCGTTTCAGCGCGCGCTGTCTTGGGGCGACGGCGCGGTGAAGCTTCGCACCGCCCGCGGCAAGGAGAAGCTCCTGTCCACCAAGAGCGCGTGCCCCGAGTGCGGGCTGTCGGTTCCTGAGCTCGATCCGCGATGGTTCTCCTTCAACACGCAGCAAGGGCGCTGCGAGCGGTGCGAGGGAGAAGGTGTCTTGGTCACGGAGAAACGGCGCGGCCGCGGCAAGAAGGCCGAGACCGTGACGGAAACACGGGTGTGCCCGGACTGCGGTGGGTCGCGCCTTTCGCCGGTGCCGCGGGCGGTGCGCGTGCATGGCGAGCGCTATCACGAGGTGACGGCGCGCTCCGTGCGCAGCGTGCTGAACGCCGTGAACAAGTGGCGTTTCCGCGGCGGGGCCGCGAAGATCGCCGAGCCCGTGGTGGCGGAGCTCCGGCGGCGCTTGTCGTTCTTGTGCGACGTGGGTCTCGACTACCTGTCCTTGGATCGCGCGGCGCGCACGCTCTCGGGCGGCGAGATGCAGCGCCTACGGCTCGCGGCACAGCTGGGCGCCGGGCTCACGGGAGCGCTGTACGTGCTGGACGAGCCCACCATCGGGTTGCACCCGCGGGACACCGGGCGGCTGATCGAGAACCTGCGCAGCCTGGTGGGCATCGGTTCCACGGTGGTGGTGGTGGAGCACGATGCCGACACCATTCGCGCCGCGGACCATTTGATCGATCTCGGTCCCGGCGGCGGCACCCACGGAGGGCAAGTGGTCGCGGCGGGCGCGCCCGCCAAGGTGCTCTCCACCGCGAAGTCACCGACGGGCAAGGCGCTGTCGGCGCCGCCGGATCTGCGCGCGTGCCTGGCGGTTGCCAAGAGCACGCCGCGGCTCACGCTCAGGGCGGCCAGCGAGCACAACTTGAAAGACGTGGACCTGGCGCTGCCCCTCGGACGCTTCAACGTGGTGGCCGGCGTCAGTGGCTCCGGCAAGAGCACGCTGGTCCGGCAGGTGCTGTTGCCGGCGTTGCGCAAGGAGCTCGGCCTCGCCGCGGAGCCGGCGGGTGCGCATCGCGGTCTTGCCGGAGCCAAGGCGCTGGTGCGGGCGGTGGCCGTGGATCAGTCCCCCATCGGGCGTACGCCGCGCTCGGTGCCCGCCACCTTCCTCGGCATCTGGGACACGATTCGCAAGCTGTTCGCGGCCACGCCGGAGGCGCAGGTGGCCGGCTTCGGTCCTGCGCGCTTCTCCTTCAACACGCCCCATGGTGGCCGCTGTCCGGCCTGCGACGGACAGGGCGTGACCACGCACGAGATGAGCTTCTTGCCGGACGTGGTCACACCGTGCCCCGCGTGTGACGGCAAGCGCTTCGAGCCGCGCACGCTGGAGATCCAGTACTTGGGTCATAGCATTGGAGACGTGTTGGACCTCACGGCGGAGCAAGCCGCCGAGGTGTTCGAGAATCACTCGAACATCGCGGCGCCGCTGCGCACCTTGGTGGACCTCGGTGCCGGCTACATCCACTTGGGCCAGGGCTCCCACACGCTGTCGGGAGGCGAAGCGCAGCGCCTCAAGCTGGCCGCCGAGCTCACCGCCACCGTGCGCCACCAGGCCACGCTCTACGTGCTGGACGAGCCCACCACGGGGTTGCACCTGGCGGACGTCTCGAAGCTCGTCCACGTGCTGTCCCGTCTGGTCGAGCGCGGTGACACGTTGGTGGTCATCGAGCATCACCCCGTGGTGATCGCCGGGGCGGACTGGCTGGTGGAGCTCGGTCCCGACGGCGGCGAGCGTGGCGGGCGGATCGTTGCGCAGGGTTCTCCCGCGGCGGTCGCCAAGAAACGAACGCCCACGGCTCAGGTGTTGCGAGATATCCTCCCGTGA
- a CDS encoding TatD family hydrolase — protein sequence MSHTLIDIGVNLVHRRFAPDREAVLRRAQAAGVAAMIVTGTRVAESRAALRLARAHPGVLWCTAGIHPHSARELDDESMSQLRELATDSPVVAIGECGLDYDRDFSPRPLQRACFERQLDLAAELNLPVFLHERKAHADFQAILREHRPQLAGVVVHCFTGSRAELESYLELDCHVGLTGWVTDARRAGPVREAMATLPRDRVMLETDAPFLLPKTAPRSSGRNEPSHLPLVLEAVAELMELDSHTLASLATSNTERFFGLRVGQLTAASHARSP from the coding sequence ATGAGCCACACTCTGATCGACATCGGCGTCAACCTGGTACACCGGCGCTTTGCGCCGGATCGGGAGGCCGTGCTGCGACGCGCCCAGGCGGCCGGCGTAGCCGCGATGATCGTTACCGGCACGCGGGTCGCGGAGAGCCGAGCCGCGCTGCGCCTGGCCCGCGCCCACCCGGGAGTGCTGTGGTGCACCGCCGGAATTCATCCGCACTCTGCCCGGGAGCTCGACGACGAATCCATGTCTCAGCTGCGCGAGCTGGCGACCGATTCGCCGGTGGTCGCCATTGGCGAGTGTGGGCTCGACTACGACCGGGACTTCTCGCCGCGACCGCTTCAGCGCGCGTGCTTCGAACGGCAACTGGACCTGGCGGCGGAGCTGAACCTGCCGGTGTTCCTTCACGAGCGGAAGGCCCACGCGGACTTCCAAGCCATCCTGCGGGAGCACCGTCCCCAGCTGGCGGGCGTGGTCGTGCACTGCTTCACCGGCTCCCGCGCCGAGCTCGAAAGCTACCTCGAGCTCGATTGCCACGTGGGTCTCACGGGTTGGGTCACGGACGCGCGGCGTGCCGGGCCGGTGCGGGAGGCGATGGCCACGCTCCCCCGTGATCGCGTGATGCTCGAGACCGACGCGCCCTTCCTGCTGCCGAAGACGGCACCGCGTTCCTCGGGTCGCAACGAGCCGTCGCACCTGCCGCTGGTCCTCGAGGCCGTCGCCGAGCTCATGGAGCTCGACAGCCACACCCTGGCGTCCCTGGCCACGAGCAACACCGAGCGCTTCTTCGGCCTGCGAGTCGGCCAGCTCACTGCTGCCTCTCATGCTCGATCCCCGTGA
- a CDS encoding glycoside hydrolase family 18 protein, protein MRTLSLPGFVVVCAVVLTGCGGGSDGGGSGGQGATSGGGSGGSGGESGGSGGIGGASGAAGSGGSAGTGGSAGAGGSGGAPSGKWSLGYYASWQESQYPVSAIEWSGLTQIAVSFYTPSASGGLSLLSGSATLAEDIVQAAHAHGVKAIASIGGADSRPDFLAATASSAKSAFIANLVKLIEQDGYDGIDIDWEPLEAADQAMVAEIASSVKAAHAGALMTIPIGIINTNLPEDLSGYAAIAAQYDQLDIMSYGMAGPWQGWKSWHSSPLYSQDSATPTSIDSSVQAYVTAGVPKAKLGIGIGFYGLCYTPPVTAPVQALSGSTIAADDGTMSYAHILGSYYAASDRKWDDFAKVPYLSFSGGKGPEGCSYISYDDEQSIAEKAKYVKDQGLGGVIQWEITEGYVPNAPAGQQSPLLTAIHDNLL, encoded by the coding sequence ATGCGTACCCTCTCGCTGCCGGGCTTCGTGGTCGTATGTGCCGTCGTGCTCACGGGTTGTGGCGGTGGTTCCGACGGCGGCGGCTCGGGCGGACAGGGTGCGACGTCAGGGGGCGGCAGTGGTGGGTCCGGGGGAGAGAGCGGGGGCAGCGGCGGTATCGGCGGTGCGAGCGGCGCTGCGGGCAGCGGCGGCAGCGCGGGAACGGGCGGCAGTGCTGGGGCGGGCGGCAGCGGGGGCGCGCCGAGCGGCAAGTGGTCGCTCGGGTACTACGCGAGCTGGCAGGAGAGTCAGTATCCGGTCTCGGCCATCGAGTGGTCGGGGCTCACGCAGATCGCGGTGTCGTTCTACACGCCGAGCGCGAGCGGTGGGCTCAGCTTGCTGAGCGGTAGCGCCACCCTCGCAGAGGACATCGTGCAAGCGGCGCACGCTCACGGAGTGAAGGCCATCGCGTCCATCGGCGGGGCGGACTCGCGACCGGATTTCCTGGCCGCCACGGCCAGTAGCGCGAAGAGCGCGTTCATCGCCAACCTGGTGAAGCTCATCGAGCAGGACGGCTACGACGGCATCGACATCGACTGGGAGCCGCTCGAGGCCGCGGACCAAGCGATGGTCGCGGAGATCGCGAGCTCCGTGAAGGCCGCGCACGCGGGCGCGCTGATGACGATCCCCATTGGCATCATCAACACCAATCTGCCGGAAGATCTCAGCGGCTACGCGGCGATCGCGGCCCAGTACGATCAGCTCGACATCATGAGCTACGGCATGGCCGGCCCTTGGCAAGGCTGGAAGAGCTGGCACTCGAGCCCGCTCTACAGCCAGGACAGCGCCACGCCGACGTCGATCGATTCTTCGGTGCAGGCGTACGTCACGGCCGGTGTTCCCAAGGCGAAGCTCGGCATCGGCATCGGCTTCTACGGTCTGTGCTACACGCCGCCAGTCACCGCACCCGTACAGGCTCTCTCCGGATCGACCATCGCCGCGGACGACGGCACCATGAGCTATGCCCACATCCTCGGGAGCTACTACGCCGCGAGCGACCGCAAGTGGGACGACTTCGCGAAGGTGCCGTACCTATCGTTTTCCGGCGGCAAGGGTCCCGAGGGTTGCTCGTACATCTCCTACGACGACGAGCAGTCCATCGCCGAGAAGGCCAAGTACGTGAAGGACCAGGGCCTCGGGGGCGTGATCCAGTGGGAGATCACCGAGGGCTATGTGCCGAACGCCCCGGCTGGACAGCAAAGCCCGCTGCTCACCGCCATCCACGACAACTTGCTGTGA
- a CDS encoding RNA polymerase sigma factor — protein sequence MMVSDEALFERLVKGDLGAFDRLYERFERPLYGFIRAQLQDATEAEDVLHEAFMAVLRAREQRDELRSFRSWLYGVAHHLCLNRIRARKRGAKATDALRGSEPEAAAPAELALIVAERAEGLRRAVERLPRPLSEVYHLRASGLSYQEVARAIGVPLGTVKSRMHELIQRLKQELDS from the coding sequence GTGATGGTCTCCGATGAAGCTCTGTTCGAGCGCCTTGTAAAAGGTGACCTCGGCGCCTTCGATCGCCTGTACGAGCGCTTCGAGCGGCCCCTGTATGGATTCATCCGCGCCCAGCTGCAGGACGCGACCGAGGCCGAGGACGTGCTGCACGAGGCGTTCATGGCGGTGCTCCGGGCACGCGAGCAGCGGGACGAGCTGCGGAGCTTCCGCTCTTGGCTCTACGGCGTGGCGCACCACCTGTGCCTGAACCGCATCCGCGCTCGGAAGCGCGGCGCGAAGGCGACAGACGCGCTGCGCGGGAGCGAGCCGGAGGCGGCCGCTCCGGCGGAGCTGGCACTGATCGTGGCGGAACGCGCCGAGGGACTTCGCCGCGCGGTGGAGCGCCTGCCGCGCCCGTTGTCGGAGGTGTACCACCTACGGGCGAGTGGGCTTTCGTACCAAGAGGTCGCCCGCGCGATCGGGGTGCCCCTCGGCACCGTCAAATCCAGGATGCACGAGCTGATTCAGCGATTGAAACAGGAGCTCGACTCATGA
- a CDS encoding zf-HC2 domain-containing protein, whose protein sequence is MSHVEAELIGYHFNALSPAARERVEHHLLACPRCCAALIALKRAIEVPDGAPSPAARTRLRRAVAQELKPRRRWETPLAVAVAACSVLALGAATRALTAGPGAPPYALSR, encoded by the coding sequence ATGAGCCACGTCGAAGCCGAGCTCATCGGCTATCACTTCAACGCTCTCTCTCCGGCTGCGCGCGAGCGCGTGGAGCACCATCTGCTGGCGTGTCCCCGGTGCTGCGCGGCCCTGATCGCGCTCAAGCGCGCGATCGAGGTCCCGGACGGCGCGCCCTCGCCAGCGGCGAGGACGCGCCTGCGCCGGGCCGTCGCCCAAGAGCTGAAGCCGCGGCGGCGTTGGGAAACGCCCCTGGCGGTGGCCGTCGCGGCGTGCAGCGTGCTGGCCCTCGGTGCGGCGACGCGGGCGCTGACCGCCGGCCCGGGCGCGCCGCCGTACGCGCTATCGCGCTGA
- a CDS encoding CsbD family protein — protein sequence MNRDIIEGRWNELKGQIKGQWAKLTDDDIQRANGKTEELVGVLQQRYGYEKEEAKKQVERFADSVKQRIDGKN from the coding sequence ATGAATCGAGACATCATCGAAGGTCGTTGGAACGAGCTGAAGGGCCAGATCAAGGGTCAGTGGGCCAAGCTCACGGACGACGACATCCAGCGCGCCAACGGCAAGACCGAAGAGCTCGTGGGCGTGCTCCAGCAACGCTACGGCTACGAGAAGGAAGAAGCCAAGAAGCAGGTCGAGCGCTTCGCGGACTCCGTGAAGCAGCGCATCGACGGCAAGAACTGA
- a CDS encoding YdiU family protein: MSIPVRDLDDGFWDVVTPAPFPKHVSRFENRRWAARVGLEGIDFEKHFARFEPLPQNLEQPLALRYHGHQFDVYNPALGDGRGFLFGQVQDDQGRWLDLGTKGSGTTPYSRGGDGRLTLKGGVREVLATEMLEALGVSTSKSLSLFETGEQLYRGDEPSPTRSSVLVRLSHSHVRFGTFQRLFYLGDAERLARLVDYCCRWLIPEADDAVSLLRAVTKRSAELCASWMVAGFVHGVLNSDNMVVTGESFDYGPYRFLPHYDPDFTAAYFDHTGLYAFARQPRAVLANLMRLASSLAPLASEEERRSAIVGFMDAFRRARVEGLLDRLGVSALEPDADAAFAEAVWDFLAESRMSYDQFFFDWFCASAPRAMKSPDAEYYRRRAFEPVARGLEARTPLSPERLAHAYFERARPVRLEIDEIERIWDDIAERDDWSAFDATVQAVRRAHGARRHICPDAGES, encoded by the coding sequence GTGAGCATCCCGGTTCGCGATCTGGACGACGGCTTCTGGGACGTCGTCACCCCCGCGCCCTTTCCGAAGCACGTCTCGCGCTTCGAGAACCGGCGCTGGGCCGCTCGCGTTGGGCTCGAAGGCATCGACTTCGAGAAGCACTTTGCGCGCTTCGAGCCCTTGCCGCAGAACCTCGAACAGCCGCTGGCGCTCCGCTACCACGGTCATCAGTTCGACGTGTACAACCCGGCACTGGGAGACGGCCGCGGCTTCTTGTTCGGGCAGGTTCAAGACGACCAGGGGCGCTGGCTCGATCTCGGCACCAAGGGCAGCGGCACCACGCCCTACTCCCGCGGAGGTGACGGTCGACTCACGCTCAAGGGCGGCGTGCGAGAGGTGCTCGCCACGGAGATGCTCGAGGCCCTCGGAGTGAGCACCTCCAAGAGCCTGAGCTTGTTCGAAACCGGTGAGCAGCTGTATCGCGGCGACGAGCCCTCCCCCACCCGCTCCAGCGTGCTGGTGCGGCTGAGCCACTCGCACGTTCGTTTTGGCACCTTCCAGCGCTTGTTCTACCTGGGCGACGCCGAGCGCCTGGCGCGCCTGGTCGACTACTGCTGCCGCTGGCTGATCCCGGAAGCCGACGACGCGGTTTCGTTGCTCCGGGCCGTCACCAAACGTAGCGCCGAGCTGTGCGCCAGCTGGATGGTCGCAGGGTTCGTGCACGGCGTGCTCAACAGCGACAACATGGTCGTCACCGGCGAAAGCTTCGACTACGGCCCCTATCGCTTCCTGCCCCACTACGATCCCGACTTCACCGCCGCGTATTTCGACCACACCGGGCTCTACGCCTTCGCCCGCCAGCCCCGCGCCGTGCTCGCGAACCTCATGCGCCTCGCCAGCTCGCTGGCGCCGCTGGCTTCCGAGGAAGAGCGACGTTCCGCCATCGTCGGGTTCATGGACGCCTTTCGCCGAGCCCGGGTGGAGGGCTTGCTGGACCGGCTCGGAGTCAGTGCCCTCGAGCCCGACGCGGATGCCGCCTTCGCCGAAGCGGTGTGGGACTTCCTCGCCGAAAGCCGAATGAGCTACGACCAGTTCTTCTTCGACTGGTTCTGCGCCAGCGCGCCGCGGGCCATGAAGAGCCCCGACGCCGAGTACTACCGCCGGCGAGCTTTCGAGCCCGTAGCCCGAGGGCTGGAAGCTCGCACACCGCTGTCACCCGAGCGCTTGGCTCACGCCTACTTCGAACGTGCGCGCCCCGTCCGACTGGAGATCGACGAGATCGAGCGGATCTGGGACGACATCGCCGAGCGGGACGATTGGTCGGCCTTCGACGCGACCGTGCAAGCGGTACGCAGAGCACATGGCGCGAGGCGTCACATCTGTCCCGATGCTGGGGAAAGCTGA